Proteins co-encoded in one Candidatus Binataceae bacterium genomic window:
- a CDS encoding ribose-phosphate pyrophosphokinase gives MADQAKDALEIFTGTSNPALAREVCEHLGVRLGEAEVGRFPDGEVMVEVHENVRGGDVFVIQSTCSPPNESLMELLLVMDALRRASARRVTAVVPYFGYSRQDRKVASRVPISAKLVADLITTAGASRVVTVDLHAGQIQGFFNIPVDNLYAMPVLISYLRKRLDGQKISVISPDAGGVERARAFAGRLNANLAIINKRRRRAGEVAEMQLVGEVRDSVAVLVDDMIDTAGTITEAAKVVANAGASEVFAVATHPILSDPACERLNKSNIVEIVTSNSILLRPKVQMELKKLKVLSVAPLIAEAVRRIHNEESVSSLFN, from the coding sequence ATGGCAGATCAAGCCAAAGACGCATTGGAAATTTTCACCGGTACTTCCAACCCGGCGCTGGCCCGCGAAGTCTGTGAGCATCTCGGAGTGCGTCTCGGCGAAGCCGAAGTGGGGCGCTTCCCGGATGGCGAGGTGATGGTCGAAGTACACGAGAACGTTCGCGGCGGCGACGTCTTCGTTATCCAGTCGACCTGTTCGCCCCCGAACGAGAGCCTGATGGAACTGCTGTTGGTAATGGATGCTCTGCGGCGCGCTTCGGCGCGGCGCGTCACCGCGGTGGTTCCCTACTTCGGTTACTCGCGGCAGGATCGTAAGGTCGCCTCGCGCGTACCGATCAGCGCCAAGCTGGTCGCCGACCTGATTACCACGGCGGGCGCCTCGCGGGTGGTGACGGTCGATCTGCACGCCGGGCAGATTCAAGGGTTTTTCAACATTCCGGTCGACAACCTGTATGCGATGCCGGTGCTGATAAGCTATCTGCGCAAGCGGCTCGATGGGCAGAAGATCAGCGTCATCTCGCCCGATGCCGGCGGGGTGGAGCGCGCACGCGCTTTCGCCGGGCGGCTCAACGCTAACCTCGCGATCATCAACAAGCGTCGCAGGCGCGCCGGCGAAGTTGCCGAGATGCAACTGGTCGGCGAAGTGCGCGATTCCGTGGCGGTGCTGGTCGATGACATGATCGACACAGCCGGCACCATCACCGAAGCGGCGAAAGTGGTTGCGAACGCTGGCGCCAGCGAGGTGTTCGCAGTGGCGACCCATCCAATTCTTTCCGATCCCGCCTGCGAGCGCCTGAACAAATCGAATATCGTGGAAATTGTCACAAGCAACAGCATCCTGCTGCGCCCGAAGGTGCAGATGGAGCTGAAAAAGCTCAAAGTCCTGTCGGTGGCGCCGCTTATAGCGGAAGCCGTGCGACGCATTCATAATGAGGAGTCGGTCAGCTCGCTGTTCAACTAG
- a CDS encoding 50S ribosomal protein L25, with product METGELNCEKRAVKPRSTITALRRQGRVPAVLYGPGSLPTPLSVSGSELRDRLSAASHTRIVRLKSGASELDGRHVIFKEVQRAPVSGAVLHADLYEVDLQRAIQVEVPLKFTGRALGVADGGILQPLVRAMTVECLPLEIPAAIEVDVTELGVHDVIHVSAVKVPGNAKPIFDQDYAVVSVLPPTVAEAPTPQAAAAEGAPEEGAPAEAAAAGAAAPAEGAQKEGAAPAAAGGAAKKAEPAAKK from the coding sequence ATGGAAACTGGTGAACTTAATTGTGAAAAGCGAGCGGTAAAGCCCCGCAGTACCATAACCGCGCTTCGCCGCCAGGGCCGCGTGCCGGCGGTGCTCTACGGCCCCGGCTCGCTGCCGACGCCGCTCTCGGTGAGCGGCAGCGAGTTGCGCGATCGCCTCTCGGCCGCGTCGCATACACGCATCGTGCGACTCAAGTCGGGCGCGTCCGAGCTGGATGGCCGCCATGTCATCTTCAAAGAAGTGCAGCGCGCACCGGTCTCCGGCGCGGTGCTTCACGCGGATCTCTACGAAGTCGATCTCCAGCGCGCAATCCAGGTCGAAGTGCCGCTCAAGTTCACCGGCCGCGCGCTCGGCGTCGCTGACGGCGGCATCCTACAGCCGCTGGTGCGGGCGATGACGGTGGAGTGCCTGCCGCTGGAAATTCCCGCAGCGATCGAGGTTGACGTAACCGAACTCGGCGTGCACGACGTTATTCACGTTTCCGCGGTGAAAGTGCCCGGCAACGCCAAGCCGATTTTCGATCAGGACTACGCGGTAGTTTCGGTTCTGCCGCCGACCGTGGCAGAAGCCCCTACCCCGCAGGCTGCCGCCGCCGAAGGTGCGCCCGAGGAGGGTGCGCCCGCCGAAGCCGCAGCCGCTGGCGCGGCAGCACCCGCCGAAGGGGCGCAGAAAGAGGGCGCAGCCCCCGCGGCCGCGGGTGGCGCCGCAAAGAAGGCCGAGCCGGCGGCCAAGAAGTAA
- the dnaE gene encoding DNA polymerase III subunit alpha, whose amino-acid sequence MSFAHLHVHTQFSLLDGANKIAPLLEHAKGSGMEAMAITDHGNMFGAVEFYQKSIANGIKPIIGCEAYLAPGKRSDRTQAPRGDDMDGAGNFHLILLAQNRTGYQNLCKLLTSAYQEGLYYKPRIDKEILAELSDGLIVLSGCLSGEIPRWLRQSRMDKACEAAEWYAKTFGDRFYVELQDNRLHAPINDALRDLARRVGLPLVATNDCHYLHRGDAKAHEVLLCIQTGKTMADESRWRFDTDELYVKTPEEMAQAFGADSEEFRNTMEIARRAEFEFEFGKFRFPVYQAGKHANLDDEMEQRARAGLEQRLGEIRARYGEVDPAPYRERLDRELPVIRDMGFSGYLLIVQDFMSYARGQGIPTGPGRGSVVGSLVSYALGITEVDPIEHKLLFERWLNPGRKSMPDIDSDFCWERRDEILDYVRGKYGADRVAQIITFGTIKGKQAIRDVGRVLGLSFAETDKIVKLYPAPKQGRDFPLKDAIDLEPRLKEERRIHPELFDYAFKLEGLLRHTSKHAAGVVIADVPLHSMVPLYVDKETGEDGLAITQYSMKGVEEIGLIKFDFLALKNLTLIKDTLDLIGAGGKEVPDLNRLRLDDVETYRLLARGDTVGVFQMEGSGMRRFLSDLKPTRFEDIVAATSLFRPGPLDAVQDGKTMVQHYVDRKHGREKVEYDHPLLEPVLADTYGVIVYQEQVMRAAQALAGYTLQQADTLRAAMGKKDKAVMEKEHAGFIEGAEKNGLPRTLAQSIFEKIETFASYGFNKSHAAAYSLTTYRTAYLKAHFPQEFMAALMSLDMDDADKTYKNIAALREMHIAILPPDVNQSRVKFAVAEGAIRFGLGAIRGVGAKTAGAIIAEREGRGPFEGLVDFCIRVGAQLVNRRVLEALIKCGAFDSGGITRAALMAQVEDSLKLAQKAQSDAERNQMGLFGGAVAAAPGPRRESVREWDAKEKLRNEREALGFYITAHPLDKYERVIARVSRLTTADLPAAPDGSQVQIAGVVQAVKLKNNKSGKRYATFSLEDRNGVVEAIAWPETYQKYEAVISGEGPVVARGKLDVDEERAQIILDDLRPLNTALLDSYREVRVHASRSRLENGGIDELKAALTRYRGKSLTYLHLGLDDGREAVLLLGDGFRVTPSDALVAELEKVLSPGAVELK is encoded by the coding sequence GTGAGTTTCGCTCATCTACACGTCCATACACAGTTCAGTCTGCTCGACGGCGCCAACAAGATCGCCCCCCTGCTGGAGCACGCTAAGGGGTCCGGTATGGAAGCAATGGCGATTACCGACCATGGCAACATGTTCGGGGCGGTCGAGTTCTACCAGAAGTCAATCGCCAACGGCATCAAGCCGATCATCGGCTGCGAGGCATACCTCGCGCCCGGCAAGCGCAGCGATCGCACGCAGGCGCCCCGCGGCGACGACATGGATGGCGCGGGCAATTTCCATCTCATCCTGCTCGCGCAGAACCGCACCGGCTACCAAAACCTCTGCAAGTTGCTGACCAGCGCCTACCAGGAGGGGCTCTATTACAAGCCGCGCATCGACAAGGAAATTCTCGCGGAGTTGTCCGACGGCCTCATCGTACTCTCGGGGTGTCTATCAGGAGAGATTCCGCGCTGGCTGCGGCAGAGCCGCATGGATAAAGCGTGCGAGGCCGCCGAATGGTATGCGAAAACCTTCGGCGACCGCTTTTACGTGGAGCTTCAGGACAACCGGCTCCATGCACCCATCAACGACGCGCTGCGCGACCTCGCGCGCCGGGTGGGATTGCCGTTGGTGGCGACCAATGATTGCCACTATCTCCATCGCGGCGATGCGAAGGCGCACGAAGTCCTGCTCTGCATCCAGACCGGCAAGACCATGGCGGACGAGAGCCGCTGGCGTTTCGATACCGACGAACTCTACGTAAAAACGCCGGAAGAGATGGCCCAGGCATTTGGAGCCGATTCCGAAGAATTCCGTAACACTATGGAAATCGCCAGGCGGGCCGAGTTCGAGTTCGAATTCGGCAAGTTCCGCTTTCCCGTGTACCAGGCGGGGAAACACGCGAACCTGGACGACGAAATGGAGCAACGCGCGCGCGCGGGGTTGGAGCAGCGCCTTGGCGAGATCCGCGCGCGCTACGGCGAGGTCGATCCCGCCCCCTATCGGGAACGGCTCGATCGCGAACTTCCCGTTATCCGCGACATGGGGTTCTCCGGATACCTTCTTATCGTGCAGGACTTCATGAGTTATGCGCGCGGTCAGGGCATCCCGACCGGACCCGGACGCGGCTCGGTGGTTGGATCGCTGGTGTCGTATGCGTTGGGCATCACTGAAGTCGATCCTATCGAGCACAAGCTGCTGTTCGAGCGCTGGCTGAACCCCGGTCGCAAATCGATGCCCGATATCGACTCGGACTTCTGCTGGGAGCGGCGCGACGAAATTCTGGACTACGTCCGCGGCAAATACGGGGCCGATCGCGTCGCACAGATAATCACGTTCGGAACCATCAAGGGCAAGCAAGCCATTCGCGACGTGGGGCGAGTACTCGGGCTTTCGTTCGCAGAGACCGACAAGATCGTCAAGCTCTACCCGGCGCCCAAGCAGGGACGCGACTTTCCTCTGAAAGATGCCATCGACCTGGAACCGCGCCTCAAGGAAGAGCGGAGGATTCACCCCGAGCTGTTTGACTATGCATTCAAGCTCGAAGGCTTGCTGCGCCACACCTCGAAACACGCAGCCGGGGTGGTGATCGCAGATGTGCCACTTCACTCGATGGTGCCGCTATACGTCGACAAGGAGACCGGCGAAGACGGGCTGGCGATAACTCAGTATTCAATGAAGGGAGTCGAGGAGATCGGACTGATCAAGTTTGACTTCCTCGCGCTCAAGAATCTCACACTGATCAAGGACACCCTCGATCTTATCGGCGCGGGTGGCAAGGAAGTGCCCGACTTGAACCGCTTGCGACTCGACGATGTTGAAACCTATCGATTGCTTGCACGCGGCGACACGGTTGGCGTGTTCCAGATGGAAGGTTCGGGGATGCGCCGCTTCTTAAGCGACCTGAAGCCGACCCGCTTCGAAGATATCGTGGCAGCCACCTCGCTCTTCCGTCCCGGCCCCCTCGATGCGGTTCAGGATGGCAAGACCATGGTCCAGCACTACGTGGACCGCAAACACGGCCGCGAAAAAGTGGAGTACGACCACCCGCTGCTGGAGCCGGTGCTCGCCGACACCTACGGTGTCATCGTTTACCAGGAACAGGTCATGCGTGCCGCGCAGGCGCTGGCCGGCTACACTCTGCAACAAGCCGACACGCTCCGTGCCGCGATGGGCAAGAAGGACAAGGCGGTCATGGAGAAGGAGCATGCCGGATTCATCGAAGGGGCCGAAAAGAACGGACTCCCGCGCACACTCGCGCAATCGATCTTTGAAAAGATCGAAACCTTCGCGTCCTATGGATTCAACAAGTCGCACGCCGCCGCCTACTCGCTTACCACCTATCGCACCGCCTATCTCAAGGCGCATTTTCCGCAGGAGTTCATGGCGGCGCTCATGTCGCTCGACATGGATGATGCCGACAAGACCTACAAGAACATCGCGGCGCTGCGCGAGATGCACATCGCGATTCTCCCTCCCGACGTGAACCAGAGCCGCGTCAAGTTTGCGGTCGCAGAGGGTGCGATTCGCTTCGGGTTGGGCGCGATCCGCGGGGTCGGCGCGAAAACCGCGGGCGCTATCATTGCCGAGCGCGAGGGGCGCGGTCCCTTCGAGGGGTTGGTGGACTTCTGTATTCGCGTCGGCGCGCAACTGGTGAATCGGCGGGTGCTCGAGGCGCTCATCAAATGCGGAGCGTTTGATTCCGGAGGCATCACCCGCGCGGCCCTGATGGCGCAGGTCGAAGACTCCCTCAAGCTGGCGCAAAAGGCACAGAGCGACGCCGAGCGCAATCAGATGGGCCTGTTCGGCGGCGCGGTAGCGGCCGCACCCGGGCCACGCCGCGAATCAGTGCGCGAGTGGGATGCGAAGGAAAAATTGAGAAACGAAAGAGAAGCGCTCGGCTTCTACATCACGGCGCATCCGCTCGACAAGTACGAACGCGTTATCGCGCGCGTCAGCCGATTGACCACTGCCGACCTTCCAGCTGCCCCCGACGGAAGCCAGGTGCAAATTGCCGGAGTAGTCCAGGCAGTCAAGCTCAAGAACAACAAGTCCGGCAAGCGCTACGCGACGTTCTCGCTGGAAGATCGTAATGGAGTGGTCGAGGCGATCGCGTGGCCGGAGACCTACCAGAAGTACGAAGCCGTCATCTCGGGCGAGGGGCCGGTGGTCGCCCGCGGCAAGCTCGATGTCGACGAGGAGCGCGCACAAATCATCCTCGATGATTTGCGGCCGTTGAATACGGCGCTGCTGGATTCCTATCGCGAAGTTCGCGTGCATGCATCGCGCAGCCGCCTCGAAAATGGAGGCATCGATGAGCTCAAAGCTGCGCTGACCCGTTATCGCGGCAAGTCGCTGACCTACCTGCATCTGGGCCTGGACGATGGCCGCGAAGCGGTCCTGCTGCTGGGCGACGGTTTTCGCGTGACCCCGAGCGATGCATTGGTTGCCGAACTAGAGAAGGTGCTGTCTCCGGGCGCGGTCGAACTTAAGTAG
- the hflX gene encoding GTPase HflX: protein MHSVASEQHDRAVLVGIDLGGRAGISSEESLAELKALAESAGASVEATVSQRLKAPDPRTFIGRGKTGEVGEISRMTDATVAIFDDALSPAQSRNLENQLKLRVIDRSQLILDIFAQRARTLEGRLQVEIAQLAYLQPRLTRQWAHLSRVRGGAAGGGGGGVGARGGGVGTRGPGETQLEVDRRRLRERLTRLRTRLRQVERTRDNQRRRRLEVPYPTVALVGYTNSGKSTLLNVLTGANVEAANRLFSTLDPTIRRLRLRNRMTVMIADTVGFIHRLPHTLVEAFKATLEEVRTADLLLHVVDASSELAAEHVEIVDRVLEEIGAGATRRIIVMNKIDLVEHSPRIPANAEAISALRSLGLERLLERIGRELGITRQEVAVTIAANRGDLIAMARREGEVISEEYRDGVVAMRARVSPPVAGRLRKANLAEA, encoded by the coding sequence TTGCATAGCGTAGCGAGTGAACAGCACGACCGCGCCGTCCTGGTCGGCATCGACCTGGGCGGACGCGCGGGAATCTCCAGCGAGGAATCTCTTGCCGAACTGAAAGCGCTGGCCGAGAGTGCGGGCGCGAGCGTCGAAGCCACCGTAAGCCAGCGCCTCAAGGCCCCCGATCCACGTACGTTCATCGGACGAGGGAAGACCGGCGAGGTTGGCGAGATTTCGCGGATGACCGATGCGACCGTCGCCATCTTCGACGACGCACTATCGCCGGCGCAGTCGCGCAACCTGGAAAATCAACTGAAGCTGCGGGTTATCGATCGCAGTCAACTGATCCTGGACATTTTTGCGCAGCGCGCCCGCACCTTGGAAGGCAGGCTGCAGGTCGAGATCGCGCAACTTGCCTATTTGCAGCCGCGCCTGACCCGGCAGTGGGCCCATTTGTCGCGGGTGCGCGGCGGTGCGGCCGGCGGCGGAGGAGGAGGCGTCGGCGCACGCGGCGGTGGAGTGGGGACGCGCGGACCAGGTGAAACCCAGCTCGAAGTCGACCGTCGCCGCTTGCGTGAACGCCTCACCCGGTTGCGCACTCGGCTCCGGCAGGTCGAGCGAACCCGCGACAATCAGCGGCGCCGACGCCTGGAAGTTCCTTACCCAACAGTCGCGCTGGTTGGTTACACGAATTCCGGGAAGTCCACCCTCCTGAATGTGCTCACGGGCGCGAACGTCGAAGCCGCGAACCGCCTGTTTTCGACCCTCGATCCGACCATTCGCCGGCTTAGGCTGCGCAACCGCATGACCGTCATGATCGCCGACACGGTCGGGTTCATCCATCGTTTGCCGCATACGCTGGTCGAGGCCTTCAAGGCGACGCTGGAGGAAGTGCGTACTGCTGACCTGCTGCTGCACGTGGTCGACGCCAGCTCCGAACTTGCCGCCGAGCACGTGGAGATAGTGGATCGCGTATTGGAAGAAATCGGGGCCGGAGCCACGCGACGAATTATCGTGATGAACAAGATTGATCTGGTCGAGCATTCGCCGCGAATCCCCGCCAACGCGGAGGCAATTTCCGCCCTGCGCTCCCTTGGACTTGAGCGTCTGCTGGAGCGCATTGGCCGCGAGCTGGGAATCACGCGTCAGGAGGTTGCCGTGACGATCGCCGCCAATCGCGGAGATCTGATTGCGATGGCGCGGCGGGAGGGCGAAGTGATAAGCGAAGAATATCGAGACGGCGTGGTCGCCATGCGCGCGCGGGTGAGCCCTCCGGTGGCAGGGCGGTTGCGCAAAGCGAATCTGGCCGAGGCCTGA
- a CDS encoding CDP-alcohol phosphatidyltransferase family protein has protein sequence MAVASPHKPAPRDTGAPTLRGLLNVPNFLTLCRVGSIPIFLSFLSRHQYTEALYVFVAAALTDALDGTVARWFDARTEIGAFLDPFADKLMLVSAFVVLTVEQDLPGWLLGVVVIRDVVVVGGYLMVAFFTSERMPVRPSYLGKLSTVLQLACVVATLLRMGVEWSNYWYGLLYLTVGVTALSGVHYSYRGLVWLGSREPEMFS, from the coding sequence ATGGCCGTAGCTTCGCCTCATAAGCCGGCTCCCAGGGATACCGGCGCTCCCACCCTTCGGGGACTGCTCAATGTTCCCAACTTCCTGACCCTGTGCCGGGTGGGTTCGATTCCCATTTTCCTTTCGTTTCTCAGCCGGCACCAATACACGGAAGCGCTCTACGTTTTTGTGGCCGCCGCGTTGACCGATGCTCTCGATGGGACGGTCGCGCGGTGGTTCGACGCGCGCACCGAAATCGGTGCCTTCCTCGATCCCTTTGCGGACAAGCTGATGCTGGTTTCAGCGTTCGTGGTTTTGACCGTAGAACAGGATCTGCCGGGTTGGCTGCTCGGGGTAGTGGTCATCCGCGATGTGGTAGTCGTGGGCGGCTACCTGATGGTCGCGTTTTTTACCAGCGAGCGAATGCCGGTAAGACCAAGCTATCTCGGGAAACTGAGTACCGTGCTTCAACTCGCCTGCGTAGTTGCTACCCTGCTTCGAATGGGAGTGGAGTGGTCGAACTACTGGTACGGGCTGCTTTACCTGACCGTAGGCGTCACGGCCCTCTCGGGTGTTCACTATTCCTACCGTGGTCTGGTTTGGCTAGGCTCCCGCGAGCCGGAGATGTTCAGCTGA
- a CDS encoding sterol desaturase family protein — translation MTSVVSAQFRREIAIRLIAALTVFAAMALAEAAMPRRDRSFSRRARWPANLAIAAINEIAVRILLPITAIGAALAAEQRASGLLYRIPLPGAIALVIAVIALDLAIYLQHRVFHAVPLLWRIHRMHHADLDFDVSTGLRFHPLEIMLSMLIKIGVVLAIGASAMAVVAFEVLLNATSMFNHANLEISEATDRWLRWILVTPDMHRVHHSIVRAETNSNFGFNLPWWDHLMRTYRAQPGAGHLGMTLGIDQFRSSEELNLLPLLTQPFRGLPGGYPTRTKLPP, via the coding sequence GTGACCTCTGTTGTTTCCGCGCAATTTCGCCGGGAAATTGCGATCCGGTTGATTGCGGCGCTTACAGTGTTCGCGGCGATGGCTCTAGCCGAGGCGGCGATGCCACGGCGCGACCGTTCCTTCTCACGGCGCGCTCGATGGCCAGCCAACCTTGCAATTGCGGCGATCAACGAGATCGCGGTGCGAATTCTGCTTCCCATCACCGCGATCGGAGCCGCACTTGCCGCCGAACAGCGCGCAAGCGGATTGCTCTATCGGATCCCGCTGCCAGGCGCGATCGCGCTGGTGATCGCGGTGATCGCCCTTGATCTCGCGATCTATTTGCAGCACAGGGTGTTTCACGCGGTTCCCCTGCTGTGGCGAATTCACCGCATGCATCACGCCGACCTCGACTTCGACGTAAGCACTGGTCTGCGATTTCATCCGCTGGAGATCATGCTCTCGATGCTAATTAAGATCGGCGTCGTGCTCGCGATCGGTGCGTCAGCAATGGCGGTGGTGGCGTTCGAGGTGCTGTTGAACGCCACCTCGATGTTCAATCACGCTAATCTGGAAATTTCTGAAGCGACCGATCGATGGCTTAGATGGATTCTCGTAACCCCCGACATGCATCGTGTCCATCATTCGATCGTGCGGGCGGAAACCAACAGTAACTTCGGCTTCAACCTGCCCTGGTGGGATCACCTGATGCGGACGTATCGCGCTCAGCCTGGTGCCGGTCATCTCGGCATGACCCTCGGCATAGACCAATTTCGCTCGAGCGAAGAGCTGAACCTGCTTCCTTTGCTAACCCAGCCGTTTCGCGGCCTGCCCGGTGGATATCCGACCCGGACAAAACTGCCCCCGTGA
- a CDS encoding aminoglycoside phosphotransferase family protein codes for MEPKPAWREIPPSIRRKTSEVLGAEVTTGRRVWGGYGPSPTFRLLLADGRRAFLKGCSPGASEFMRAAFARELRVYQELHELIREWSPSVYGYFARDDWDILILEDLGPKSVPPWTASITRPIVQSFAKFHAANRGVALPDWLRRPSEWLKDPGLLWNWTNNRSSRVERAAVAGNLAAEAAEWFARNGPLLRSVSSTLLTAPAPPQLLHTDARSDNLRWKNGRLYLVDWAEAVAGPPELDAAFFIQSIAVESPLDPETILEWYRQIHPLDPEVMEAAICAAAAFFADRAWLPELPGLPRLRTFQRRQLHVTLGWALRRLGLETPTWLAAVGGGAADAR; via the coding sequence GTGGAGCCCAAGCCGGCGTGGCGTGAAATTCCACCTTCGATTCGAAGGAAGACCAGCGAAGTTCTGGGGGCGGAGGTAACCACTGGCCGCAGAGTTTGGGGAGGCTATGGACCCTCGCCTACTTTCCGGTTGCTGCTGGCAGATGGTCGCCGCGCTTTTCTCAAAGGGTGTTCGCCGGGCGCGAGCGAGTTCATGCGTGCGGCCTTCGCGCGGGAACTCCGTGTCTACCAGGAGCTCCATGAGCTGATTCGCGAATGGTCGCCGTCCGTCTATGGGTATTTCGCCCGCGACGATTGGGACATATTGATCCTCGAGGATCTCGGTCCCAAGAGCGTGCCTCCATGGACGGCGAGCATCACCCGACCGATCGTCCAGTCGTTTGCGAAGTTTCACGCGGCAAACAGGGGAGTCGCGCTGCCGGATTGGCTGAGGCGTCCATCCGAATGGCTGAAAGATCCAGGACTTCTCTGGAATTGGACGAACAACCGCAGCTCTCGAGTTGAGAGAGCAGCGGTCGCTGGCAACCTAGCCGCCGAGGCCGCCGAATGGTTTGCACGGAATGGTCCCTTGCTGAGATCGGTGTCGAGCACGCTCCTGACCGCACCCGCACCCCCGCAACTCCTGCACACCGATGCGCGGTCAGACAATCTTCGATGGAAGAACGGGCGGCTCTATTTAGTCGACTGGGCGGAAGCGGTTGCGGGGCCACCGGAGTTGGACGCAGCTTTCTTTATCCAGAGTATCGCAGTTGAATCTCCGCTTGATCCCGAGACCATTCTCGAATGGTACCGGCAGATTCATCCATTGGACCCCGAGGTCATGGAAGCGGCGATTTGCGCCGCCGCGGCGTTTTTTGCAGACCGCGCCTGGCTCCCGGAACTACCTGGTCTGCCGCGGTTGCGGACATTTCAGAGGAGGCAGCTGCACGTAACCCTGGGTTGGGCGCTTCGACGGCTCGGTCTGGAAACCCCTACGTGGTTGGCAGCAGTGGGCGGTGGCGCCGCAGACGCGAGATGA
- a CDS encoding carbon-nitrogen hydrolase family protein produces MTYLAAAIQVSAGPDKGANLERAERLVRLSAVRGANLVALPEVFNWRGRRADERAAAESLAGESLARMAALARDLRIHLVAGSITELAEGQPRNYNTSTLFGPDGSLLGVYRKIHLFDVDLPGRVTIRESDAKLPGTEVVSVSTAIGQIGLTVCYDIRFPELYRSLVFGGARIITVPSAFTFPTGEAHWEALLRARAIENQVYIVAPAQFGANVHGFSDYGNSMIVDPWGRVLARAADQEGVVVAPIDLEYQERVRRELPSLTHVRLGPDHKSR; encoded by the coding sequence ATGACGTACCTCGCAGCTGCGATCCAGGTATCCGCGGGGCCGGACAAGGGCGCTAATCTTGAGCGCGCGGAACGGCTGGTGCGTCTGTCGGCGGTGCGTGGCGCAAACCTGGTGGCGCTCCCCGAGGTTTTCAACTGGCGCGGCAGGCGGGCCGACGAGCGTGCCGCGGCGGAATCGCTCGCTGGCGAGTCGCTCGCGCGCATGGCGGCGTTGGCGCGCGATCTCCGCATCCATCTGGTTGCGGGATCAATCACCGAGCTTGCCGAAGGTCAGCCGCGTAATTACAACACGTCGACGTTGTTCGGTCCGGATGGCTCGTTGCTTGGGGTCTATCGAAAGATTCATCTGTTCGATGTCGACCTGCCCGGACGAGTCACGATCCGCGAATCGGATGCAAAGCTGCCCGGCACCGAGGTGGTTAGCGTCTCAACTGCGATCGGTCAAATTGGCCTCACCGTCTGTTACGACATCCGCTTCCCCGAATTGTACCGCTCCCTCGTGTTTGGCGGTGCACGGATAATCACCGTGCCTAGCGCATTTACCTTCCCCACCGGCGAAGCTCATTGGGAGGCCTTGCTGCGAGCGCGTGCGATTGAGAACCAGGTGTACATAGTGGCACCCGCACAATTCGGGGCAAACGTCCACGGTTTCAGCGACTACGGTAATTCGATGATCGTCGATCCCTGGGGGCGGGTGCTGGCGCGCGCTGCCGACCAGGAAGGAGTGGTAGTTGCACCAATCGATCTCGAATACCAGGAGCGTGTGCGCCGCGAACTGCCCTCGCTGACGCATGTGCGCTTGGGTCCGGACCACAAATCGAGGTGA
- a CDS encoding rhodanese-like domain-containing protein: protein MSPIDEITPVDLKARIDRGDRPFILDVREPEEVALAAFPDATNIPMGDIPSRMTELDPDRETIVVCHHGVRSAQVAIYLARMGFERAVNLAGGIDAWSVVADPAVPRY from the coding sequence ATGTCCCCCATCGATGAAATCACACCCGTCGACCTGAAGGCACGGATCGATCGGGGCGACCGGCCATTTATCCTAGACGTGCGCGAACCTGAGGAAGTAGCGCTCGCGGCGTTTCCCGATGCAACCAATATCCCGATGGGAGACATTCCCTCGCGTATGACCGAACTCGATCCCGATCGCGAGACGATAGTAGTCTGTCATCACGGGGTCCGAAGTGCGCAGGTAGCAATTTACCTGGCGCGAATGGGTTTTGAACGTGCGGTTAATTTGGCCGGCGGGATCGATGCATGGTCGGTCGTCGCCGATCCTGCCGTTCCTCGCTATTGA
- the tadA gene encoding tRNA adenosine(34) deaminase TadA: MNSSKDLSFMAIALEEARKGAEEGEVPVGAVAVVGAQIVARAHNRPIALVDPTAHAEILALREAACAVHTYRLTDLTLYATLEPCVMCVGAMVTARVGRLVYGARDEKAGALGSVYDIGRDGTLNHRIEVTPGVMATESAKLLRQFFQTARGRPA, from the coding sequence ATGAATTCATCGAAGGACCTGAGTTTCATGGCGATTGCCCTCGAGGAAGCGCGAAAGGGCGCGGAAGAGGGAGAGGTTCCCGTGGGCGCAGTCGCCGTCGTCGGCGCCCAAATCGTGGCACGTGCCCACAATCGACCCATCGCCCTGGTTGACCCCACCGCGCACGCCGAAATCCTTGCGCTGCGCGAGGCAGCCTGCGCTGTCCACACCTATCGACTTACCGACCTCACCCTATACGCCACGCTGGAGCCATGCGTTATGTGCGTCGGCGCGATGGTCACTGCCCGAGTAGGGCGGCTGGTCTACGGCGCCCGCGATGAGAAAGCCGGTGCGCTGGGCTCCGTTTATGACATTGGGCGCGACGGTACGCTGAATCATCGAATCGAGGTCACTCCCGGCGTGATGGCGACCGAATCCGCCAAGCTGTTGCGCCAGTTCTTTCAGACGGCGCGTGGCAGGCCGGCTTGA